The stretch of DNA GGCTTCTTCGTCGTCAACCAGGCCTCGAAATCCGACCAACTGTCGGCATTCAGGTCGATAGAAACATAGGCAAGATTTCTATTACAGCCAACTCGCTTCGCCAAGTCCTGCTTGATCTGGATCGCGTTCGGCTGATCACACTCCAACACCTTCACGCCTTTTTGCGTCAAAGCCTGTTCAAATCGATAGGCCCGCGTATCCGTCCCGCATCCAACATTGATGATGTACTGCACATTATTCGTAATCGCGTTCAGGAATAGGGCATCGTAGTATCGCGTTCGTGCAAGGAGGTAGTAGTAGATGGGATCGGTCTGCAACGCAGCAACGATCCTTGGGCTCAGCCATCTGCATCTCCACCGTCGTAGGACCGGCAGAAACATGCCGACTAGACTATCGGGATTCTTCAGTTCGCGTTGTTCGTGAATTGATTGGATATAGCGTCGTTCTGCTACTTTCAAAGAATTACTGAATGCTAGCTTCTTCATCTCGCTCTCAATCCTTTAGTCGTGGTGCGGGACGGGAACTCACGTGCGCTCGAGGCTGGCACGTCAGATTCGGGGAAGTGATGTGACTTCTCAGAGGCGCTGTCTAAGCGACGAATCGTGCCATTTCCATGTTCTATCGCGGTCTCTACCGTTCAGCTACGAAGGCCTATCCTCGCAGCGAGACCACACTTGCTCAGATACGCAGAGTCTTCTCAAAAGATGGAGGGAGAACTGACACTGTTTGCGCACCACACTGCGACATCCCGGCCTTCTCCGAATAAGGCGAGGGAATGCAACTCTTTGCAACTTTACTATCTTGAAGG from Nitrospira sp. encodes:
- a CDS encoding class I SAM-dependent methyltransferase, which gives rise to MKKLAFSNSLKVAERRYIQSIHEQRELKNPDSLVGMFLPVLRRWRCRWLSPRIVAALQTDPIYYYLLARTRYYDALFLNAITNNVQYIINVGCGTDTRAYRFEQALTQKGVKVLECDQPNAIQIKQDLAKRVGCNRNLAYVSIDLNADSWSDFEAWLTTKKPAKTLVFMEGVAPYIKADRFTQFLRFLAQNLSTGSRVAYDFKLRGFDEDLDSAGQTKNLFRLAGERDTVAAFHGEIGYQLDHMERSADLTTRLLAGLDASRSPLFIEDALIQLEVMH